In the genome of Marispirochaeta sp., one region contains:
- a CDS encoding RHS repeat-associated core domain-containing protein, whose amino-acid sequence MSFAYDPVNRLTEATDGLLNETTRYAYDPAGNRIRTERKKANRITTYTYGKANELLSVTDPDGKTTGYRYDALVRETYRKTPNDVATETVYDPAGRISAIKSFEKKRGHNTVLSSFAYLCNEAGEQTFRIDEKGEVMSFAYDAAGRIAEVRYPFESGKPETDFEQRLNFGLYPEEKTSTSRGNKRHGDGDEGMSFALPQIDNDHELKERLKERSVPRMGVYKKYRGLSSHEHPRWHVTPVEGATPFATRLNLDPETKNQLQDAYREINPYNRRFNDHQYQWTETFGYDTRNNLSTSANGWGRVDYSYDEAHRLTQTGNRNYLHDANGNLIKEYLGEEDGPLSADYTYTPENRIAQIETHFDGFLPGQLEADSGVRYTYDALGRRSSRASYLSKSYGFHKQLEWNRESTETYLYEALSFDILAEYRDTEYEVNRRSRHFFPSFSNRFKPIAEYITANGRHLSRTEFAESSWGRLRCKDKDYYLQDVLGSVVGVTDERGNQREEYSFDVWGKEFHKKNGHPYSDIFPTHYGYNGKRFDPKVGLYDYGFRDYKPAINRWTTIDPIRSGTNWYAYVGNDPVNWVDPLGLEEAFFTGSSTFTTIIPISNDPLIVSSFSVTVDTDVIVNTATKTATVSATTTTQVYEAYETTSVTQASLNLGEATLDTGTLSYENAEATLTAQGSASLGEIELDLPDNYEDLDLTVTTSTSYIISSANGAWLPGTQNVTVELEFDTCSKANK is encoded by the coding sequence TTGAGCTTCGCCTATGACCCGGTAAATCGTCTGACAGAAGCAACCGACGGCCTGCTGAACGAAACAACCCGCTACGCCTACGACCCGGCCGGGAACCGCATCCGCACCGAACGGAAAAAGGCCAATCGCATAACAACCTACACCTACGGAAAAGCGAACGAGCTGCTCTCGGTTACCGACCCGGACGGTAAAACCACCGGCTACCGCTACGATGCCCTTGTACGAGAAACGTATAGAAAGACCCCGAACGACGTGGCAACAGAAACAGTCTACGACCCTGCAGGAAGGATAAGCGCCATAAAGTCCTTCGAAAAGAAGCGGGGACACAACACGGTCCTCTCCTCCTTTGCTTACCTCTGCAACGAAGCGGGAGAGCAGACATTCCGGATAGACGAAAAGGGCGAGGTCATGAGCTTTGCCTACGATGCAGCGGGACGCATAGCCGAAGTTCGCTACCCCTTTGAAAGCGGGAAGCCCGAGACCGACTTTGAACAGCGGCTGAACTTCGGCCTCTATCCTGAGGAGAAAACGAGTACGTCCAGAGGAAACAAGCGGCATGGGGATGGTGACGAAGGAATGAGCTTTGCGCTGCCGCAGATAGACAATGACCACGAGCTTAAAGAACGGCTTAAGGAACGTTCCGTCCCCAGGATGGGGGTCTACAAAAAGTACCGGGGATTATCGTCGCATGAACATCCCCGCTGGCATGTGACCCCGGTTGAGGGAGCGACGCCCTTCGCGACCAGACTGAACCTTGATCCTGAGACAAAGAACCAACTCCAGGACGCCTATCGGGAGATCAACCCCTACAACCGCCGTTTCAACGACCATCAGTATCAATGGACCGAGACTTTCGGCTACGATACACGAAACAATCTTTCTACAAGCGCCAACGGCTGGGGGAGGGTGGACTACAGCTACGATGAAGCCCACCGGCTAACGCAAACAGGAAACAGAAACTACCTGCACGACGCCAACGGCAACCTGATAAAAGAGTACCTTGGCGAAGAAGACGGCCCCCTAAGCGCTGACTATACTTATACGCCGGAAAACCGCATAGCTCAAATCGAAACACACTTCGATGGCTTCCTGCCCGGACAACTGGAAGCCGACAGCGGAGTCCGCTACACCTACGACGCCCTGGGACGGCGAAGCTCCCGGGCATCCTACCTGAGCAAAAGCTATGGTTTCCATAAACAACTGGAATGGAACAGGGAGAGTACGGAGACCTACCTCTACGAGGCTTTGAGCTTTGACATATTGGCGGAATACCGGGATACTGAGTATGAAGTGAACCGACGAAGCAGACACTTCTTCCCATCCTTCTCGAACAGATTCAAGCCCATAGCGGAGTACATAACAGCCAACGGACGGCACCTGTCGAGAACGGAGTTTGCCGAAAGCAGCTGGGGACGCCTGCGCTGTAAAGACAAGGACTACTATCTGCAGGATGTACTCGGTTCGGTTGTCGGCGTGACAGACGAGCGGGGGAACCAGCGGGAAGAGTACAGCTTTGATGTGTGGGGTAAGGAGTTCCACAAGAAAAATGGCCATCCTTATTCCGACATCTTCCCGACACATTACGGCTATAATGGTAAGCGGTTTGATCCGAAGGTAGGGCTGTATGATTACGGGTTCAGGGACTATAAGCCTGCCATCAACAGGTGGACCACCATAGACCCAATACGCTCGGGAACAAACTGGTATGCCTATGTGGGGAATGATCCGGTGAACTGGGTTGATCCGCTGGGGTTGGAAGAAGCATTTTTTACAGGTTCTTCAACTTTTACTACGATAATTCCAATTAGTAATGACCCACTGATTGTGAGCTCATTCAGTGTAACAGTAGATACAGATGTTATTGTCAATACGGCGACGAAAACAGCTACAGTAAGTGCAACCACAACAACGCAGGTATATGAAGCTTATGAAACAACTTCCGTCACACAGGCCAGTCTTAACCTTGGGGAGGCAACATTAGACACTGGGACTTTGTCATATGAGAATGCAGAAGCGACATTAACAGCACAAGGAAGTGCATCACTTGGTGAAATAGAATTAGATCTACCAGATAATTATGAGGATCTTGATTTAACGGTGACAACGTCTACCAGTTATATAATATCTTCAGCAAATGGTGCTTGGTTGCCGGGAACTCAAAATGTGACAGTTGAATTGGAGTTTGATACATGTTCAAAAGCAAACAAGTAG
- a CDS encoding RHS repeat-associated core domain-containing protein, with amino-acid sequence MNTSYGFHKQLEWNRESTETYLYEALSFDILICYRDTEYEVNRRSRSFFPSFSNRFKPMAEYITANGRHLSRTELDQTGWGRLRCKDKDYYLQDILGSVVGMTDEWGNQKDAYSFDVWGNRYDRPHRNNGNSHNGVGWNALSATVFGFNGKKFDPKVGLYDYGFRDYKPEVARWTTVDPIKDGVNWYAYVGNDPVNLVDPFGLMPEVGGTGQVDDPLKRAIIDNLDFDEPGSKCDEFCTDVMDDAGLTPDDWPDPDDYKVGENPEDIPNYIDHYSGQTKDIPNTGANAVMMETGHPAEHMGIVDVEEDGPISGAHYSGGEVEQFEYDNQNDFEDTFVYEDFHYLPLE; translated from the coding sequence ATGAACACGAGTTACGGCTTCCATAAACAACTGGAATGGAACAGGGAGAGTACGGAGACCTACCTCTATGAAGCCCTGAGTTTTGACATCCTTATCTGTTACCGTGATACTGAGTATGAAGTGAACAGAAGATCGCGCTCCTTCTTCCCATCCTTCTCGAACAGATTCAAACCCATGGCGGAATACATAACAGCCAATGGACGGCACCTCTCGAGAACAGAACTCGACCAAACAGGCTGGGGACGCCTGCGCTGTAAAGACAAGGACTACTATCTGCAGGATATCCTCGGTTCAGTTGTCGGCATGACGGATGAATGGGGAAACCAGAAGGACGCCTACAGCTTTGATGTCTGGGGCAATCGCTATGACCGGCCACACCGGAACAACGGAAATAGCCACAATGGCGTGGGCTGGAATGCCTTGTCTGCTACGGTATTCGGTTTCAACGGGAAGAAGTTTGACCCGAAGGTGGGGCTGTATGATTATGGTTTCAGGGATTATAAACCGGAGGTTGCGAGGTGGACCACGGTTGATCCGATAAAAGACGGCGTAAACTGGTATGCCTATGTAGGGAATGATCCGGTGAATTTGGTGGACCCATTCGGATTGATGCCTGAGGTGGGAGGGACTGGTCAGGTTGATGATCCGTTGAAACGAGCAATTATTGATAATTTAGACTTTGATGAACCTGGTAGCAAGTGTGATGAATTTTGTACCGATGTTATGGATGATGCAGGCTTGACTCCCGATGATTGGCCTGATCCTGATGATTATAAAGTTGGTGAAAACCCTGAAGATATACCTAATTATATTGATCATTATAGTGGTCAAACAAAAGATATACCAAATACTGGTGCAAACGCAGTGATGATGGAAACCGGCCACCCAGCAGAGCATATGGGTATTGTAGATGTTGAAGAGGATGGTCCTATTTCGGGAGCCCATTATAGTGGTGGAGAAGTCGAACAATTCGAATATGACAATCAAAATGATTTTGAAGACACTTTTGTATATGAGGATTTTCATTATCTTCCTTTGGAGTAG
- a CDS encoding WG repeat-containing protein yields the protein MKIWKSAYIILVILSCSCSVFPQDDLRRIRFEFESSTGYLDSDLGAVIPAQFDSGTDFVDGIAVVKDEKGYHVINEKGEIVFSTEADYVEKPNNGMILFKMDGVYGFYDYSGKVKLEGYLHAKSFSEDYAIVRTTQKAYYINKNGEDVFPDLAISGGGNFSNGYAVYWVKTNEGIQKGLINNSGEIILPPKFTILGEFSDGLCEASFNDKVGYIDLSGRFIIPPKYNYGFAFNQGIAAVQYRTFEKKQPFYPFWRLINKSGDIVKELSENVVVFSDFIENYAIIGVFDNTREKMLYGYLMKDGETLINPIFDDADVFHDGYAVIEYKGRDALLDKFGTIIYLRDILNPHVTPR from the coding sequence ATGAAAATATGGAAGAGTGCATACATAATTTTAGTTATATTATCCTGTAGCTGTAGTGTTTTCCCTCAAGATGATCTGAGAAGAATAAGATTTGAATTTGAAAGCTCAACTGGATATTTGGATTCAGATTTAGGGGCTGTTATACCAGCACAGTTTGATTCCGGGACAGATTTCGTCGATGGTATAGCAGTAGTAAAAGATGAGAAAGGTTATCATGTAATAAATGAAAAAGGTGAAATTGTTTTTAGCACAGAGGCGGATTACGTTGAAAAACCAAATAATGGAATGATCCTATTTAAAATGGATGGAGTATATGGTTTTTATGACTACAGTGGTAAAGTAAAACTAGAGGGATATTTGCATGCAAAATCGTTTAGCGAGGATTATGCAATAGTAAGAACAACACAAAAAGCATATTATATAAACAAAAATGGCGAAGATGTTTTTCCAGATTTAGCTATATCAGGAGGAGGAAATTTTTCTAATGGGTATGCTGTTTATTGGGTCAAAACAAATGAGGGCATACAAAAGGGGTTAATAAATAATAGTGGAGAGATTATACTTCCACCAAAGTTTACTATTCTGGGTGAGTTTTCAGATGGGTTGTGTGAAGCGTCATTTAATGACAAAGTGGGGTACATCGATTTAAGTGGAAGATTCATTATTCCACCTAAATATAATTATGGTTTCGCTTTTAATCAAGGAATTGCTGCAGTTCAATATCGTACGTTCGAAAAAAAACAACCGTTCTATCCATTCTGGCGACTTATTAATAAAAGTGGGGATATAGTAAAGGAATTATCTGAAAATGTTGTAGTGTTTTCTGATTTTATTGAAAATTATGCAATAATTGGCGTTTTTGACAACACGCGAGAAAAAATGCTATACGGATATTTAATGAAGGATGGGGAAACATTAATCAATCCGATATTTGATGACGCTGATGTTTTTCATGATGGCTATGCAGTCATAGAGTACAAAGGTCGTGATGCACTTCTTGATAAATTTGGAACAATTATTTACCTGAGGGATATATTAAATCCTCATGTCACTCCGCGGTAG